A section of the Telopea speciosissima isolate NSW1024214 ecotype Mountain lineage chromosome 3, Tspe_v1, whole genome shotgun sequence genome encodes:
- the LOC122655381 gene encoding uncharacterized protein LOC122655381: MQSCEGDVIPLDRMQSYEADATPLDRMHSCEGDATALDRMQSCEGDVAPLDRMQSCEGDASPLDRIQSCEGDVAPLNHMQSCERDVAPLDRMQSCEGDVAPLDRMQSCEGDVAPVDHMQPCEDDVAPLDHMQSCEGEVAPLRPYAIM, translated from the coding sequence ATGCAATCATGTGAGGGTGATGTGATACCTCTCGACCGTATGCAGTCATATGAGGCTGATGCGACACCTCTCGACCGTATGCATTCATGTGAGGGTGATGCGACAGCTCTCGATCGTATGCAATCatgtgagggtgatgtggcacctcTCGACCGTATGCAATCATGTGAGGGTGATGCGTCACCTCTTGACCGTATACAATCatgtgagggtgatgtggcacctcTCAACCATATGCAATCGTGTGAGCGTGATGTGGCACCTCTCGATCGTATGCAATCATGTGAGGGAGATGTGGCTCCTCTCGATCGTATGCAATCATGTGAGGGCGATGTGGCACCTGTCGACCATATGCAACCATGTGAGGATGATGTGGCACCTCTCGACCATATGCAATCATGTGAGGGTGAGGTGGCACCTCTTCGACCGTATGCAATCATGTGA
- the LOC122656851 gene encoding transcription factor RF2b, translated as MEMQDPANPNSSLNAQKSKASTNLGNPRSSSSSGSSHPFRGSHHRRAHSEVNFRIPDDMDLINETFDASTGSFEDVGSEDDLFCTYMDIEKLGSRFNDCPNEGNKAGDSRINDDNVASLAGNYVGQSNEGGGTGADGAGGADGAGGSGDGGSQNENNDGEKNGRPRHRHSNSVDGASISREQSLFGETMEAKKAMAPDKLAELWALDPKRAKRILANRQSAARSKERKARYISELERKVQTLQTEATTLSAQLTLFQRDTTGLSAENTELKIRLQAMEQQAQLRDALNEALKQEVERLKIATGEISNPGETFSLGMHHMQYTSPPFFSLPQQPGAGGHQNILLQQFHPSQSNMGSHPLLAAQSHLLSDMLQQDQLGRLQGLDISSRGSHLVKSEGPSISATESSSTY; from the exons atGGAAATGCAAGATCCTGCAAATCCCAACTCCTCCCTGAATGCTCAAAAGTCCAAAGCGTCAACCAATCTGGGAAACCctagaagcagcagcagcagcgggAGCAGCCATCCCTTCAGGGGTTCTCACCATCGGCGAGCCCACTCTGAGGTAAATTTCCGAATCCCAGATGACATGGATCTCATCAACGAAACATTTGACGCCTCCACGGGGAGTTTCGAAGATGTTGGATCTGAGGACGATCTATTCTGCACTTATATGGACATTGAGAAGCTTGGATCCAGATTTAATGATTGCCCAAATGAAGGAAACAAGGCTGGAGATTCTCGAATCAACGATGACAATGTCGCTTCCCTTGCAGGGAATTATGTGGGTCAGAGTAATGAAGGAGGAGGAACGGGGGCAGATGGAGCAGGTGGGGCAGATGGAGCAGGTGGCAGTGGTGATGGAGGTTCACAGAATGAGAACAATGATGGGGAGAAGAATGGGAGGCCAAGGCATCGACATAGCAATTCGGTTGATGGGGCTTCGATCTCGAGAGAGCAGTCTCTGTTTGGAGAAACAATGGAGGCCAAGAAGGCAATGGCTCCTGATAAGCTTGCTGAGCTTTGGGCTCTAGATCCCAAGCGAGCCAAAAG GATTCTAGCAAATCGACAATCTGCTGCTCgctcaaaagaaaggaaggccCGTTACATCTCAGAGCTTGAGCGAAAAGTTCAGACACTGCAAACTGAAGCAACTACTCTTTCTGCACAACTCACACTATTCCAG AGAGATACAACGGGTCTGAGTGCTGAGAATACAGAGCTTAAGATTCGGTTGCAAGCTATGGAACAACAAGCTCAGTTACGTGATG CATTGAATGAAGCACTGAAGCAGGAGGTTGAGAGGCTCAAGATTGCTACTGGGGAAATATCAAACCCTGGTGAGACATTTAGCTTGGGAATGCACCACATGCAGTATACCTCCCCACCTTTCTTCTCGCTTCCACAACAACCGGGTGCTGGAGGCCATCAAAACATTCTGTTACAACAGTTCCATCCTTCCCAGTCTAATATGGGAAGCCATCCCCTGCTTGCGGCCCAATCTCATCTCCTCTCAGACATGCTGCAGCAGGACCAGCTTGGCAGATTACAGGGCCTTGATATCAGTAGCAGGGGCTCACATCTTGTGAAATCTGAAGGCCCTTCAATATCTGCCACTGAAAGCAGCAGTACTTATTGA
- the LOC122656850 gene encoding CBL-interacting protein kinase 18-like, with amino-acid sequence MENKESVLMKRYEIGRLLGQGTFAKVYHARSLETGQSVAIKVIDKERILKVGLDEQIKREISVMRLVKHPNIVQLYEVMASKSKIYFVVEYVKGGELFNKVAKGKLKEDVARKYFQQLISAVDFCHSRGVYHRDLKPENLLLDENENLKVSDFGLSALAESKHQDGLLHTTCGTPAYVSPEVINRKGYDGAKADVWSCGVILYVLLAGFLPFQDSNLMEMYRKIGKGEFKCPNWFPMEVRRLLSKILDPNPNTRISITKIKDNSWFRKGLESISTIERECEEHAPMDADSLFSSSENSAVAAETNQELVRPNNLNAFDIISLSAGFNLSGLFDENVHKREARFTSKEPVSAIISKLEEVARLLKLKVKKISGGLLKLEGSKEGRKGVLSIDAEIFEVTPSFHMVELKKSSGDTPEYQQILRQDIKPVLNDIVLTWQGDLQQQ; translated from the coding sequence ATGGAAAATAAAGAGAGTGTGTTGATGAAAAGGTATGAAATAGGGAGATTATTAGGGCAAGGCACCTTTGCTAAGGTCTACCATGCGAGAAGCCTTGAGACTGGCCAGAGTGTGGCCATTAAGGTAATAGATAAAGAAAGAATCTTGAAGGTTGGGCTGGATGAACAGATCAAGCGAGAGATATCTGTAATGAGACTTGTTAAACACCCAAACATTGTACAGCTTTATGAGGTTATGGCTAGCAAATCCAAGATTTACTTCGTCGTGGAATATGTTAAAGGAGGTGAGCTCTTCAACAAGGTGGCCAAGGGGAAACTTAAGGAAGATGTTGCAAGGAAGTATTTTCAACAACTGATTAGTGCCGTGGATTTTTGCCACAGCAGAGGTGTTTATCACCGGGATTTGAAACCTGAAAACCTACTTCtggatgaaaatgaaaatttgaagGTTTCAGATTTTGGGTTGAGTGCCCTTGCTGAATCCAAGCATCAAGATGGGTTGCTCCACACTACTTGTGGGACACCTGCCTATGTTTCTCCGGAAGTAATCAACAGAAAAGGATATGACGGAGCTAAAGCTGACGTTTGGTCTTGTGGGGTCATCTTGTATGTTTTGCTGGCTGGTTTTCTTCCTTTCCAGGATTCAAATTTGATGGAGATGTATAGGAAGATTGGAAAAGGAGAGTTTAAATGCCCCAATTGGTTTCCTATGGAAGTACGCAGGCTGCTGTCCAAGATTTTGGATCCGAACCCAAATACTAGGATTTCTATCACAAAGATCAAGGACAACTCTTGGTTCAGAAAGGGTTTGGAATCCATCTCTACAATTGAAAGAGAATGTGAGGAACATGCTCCTATGGATGCTGATTCACTTTTCAGCTCTTCTGAGAATAGCGCTGTTGCTGCTGAGACAAATCAGGAGCTGGTCAGACCTAATAATTTGAATGCTTTTGATATTATTTCTCTTTCAGCAGGATTTAACCTCTCTGGTTTGTTTGATGAAAATGTTCATAAGAGGGAGGCACGATTTACATCCAAGGAGCCTGTCTCAGCTATCATCTCTAAGCTGGAGGAAGTTGCTAGGTTACTGAAGTTGAAGGTGAAAAAGATAAGTGGGGGTTTGTTGAAATTGGAGGGATCAAAGGAAGGGAGGAAAGGTGTTCTTTCTATTGATGCAGAGATTTTTGAGGTCACTCCATCTTTCCATATGGTTGAGCTTAAGAAGTCTAGTGGAGATACGCCGGAGTATCAGCAGATACTAAGACAGGATATAAAGCCAGTTCTTAATGACATTGTCTTGACTTGGCAAGGTGATCTGCAGCAGCAATAA
- the LOC122656852 gene encoding structure-specific endonuclease subunit slx1-like: MRKRKDRLRSEETPEDEETCNETGKGGKGFFACYLLCSLSPRFKGQTYIGFTVNPRRRIRQHNGAVTSGAWRTKRKRPWEMVLCIYGFPTNVSALQFEWAWQHPKKSLAVRKAAAEFKSLSGIANKIKLVYTMLNLPAWESLNLTVNFFSTKYLTHSAGWPSLPVHMKVQVCSMDELPCYIGGGQILEDNEDVQEAENDYDDGPITELGIKDHNFAEYRYGIEMTAAHVQTRRMEDDNCFGMPEGPLTPKRDHRVPGFAGECCITSSLGTKETLEDRDIFEETEKGDSKLGQQGELQTTEVTGNDQPPSTDGLLSSPEVEIINLSTPTPDRIIHSYRRKRKFRVVPKIIDLTESPNFIQL; encoded by the exons atgaggaaaagaaaagatcgATTAAGATCAGAAGAAACACCAGAAGACGAAGAAACATGCAACGAAACTGGGAAAGGAGGGAAAGGGTTTTTCGCTTGCTACCTTCTGTGCTCCTTGAGCCCCAGATTCAAAGGCCAGACCTACATCGG GTTTACAGTAAACCCTCGTCGTCGGATTAGGCAGCATAATGGTGCAGTGACAAGTGGTGCTTGGAGGACAAAGAGAAAGCGCCCTTGGGAAATGGTATTATGCATATATGGTTTCCCAACTAACGTTTCTGCACTCCAG TTTGAGTGGGCCTGGCAGCATCCAAAGAAGTCATTGGCTGTTAGAAAAGCAGCTGCAGAATTTAAATCCCTTTCTGGCATTGCCAATAAGATCAAGCTTGTCTATACAATGCTTAATCTTCCTGCATGGGAGAG cTTGAACCTCACAGTAAACTTTTTCTCGACAAAGTACCTGACACACTCTGCTGGATGGCCAAGCTTGCCAGTACATATGAAAGTCCAAGTTTGTTCAATGGATGAACTTCCCTGCTACATAGGAG GTGGACAGATTTTAGAAGACAATGAAGATGTCCAGGAGGCTGAAAATGATTATGATGATGGACCAATAACAGAGCTGGGTATAAAAGATCACAATTTTGCTGAATATCGGTATGGCATTGAAATGACTGCTGCTCATGTCCAGACCAGAAGGATGGAAGATGACAATTGTTTTGGGATGCCTGAGGGCCCCCTCACTCCAAAAAGAGATCACAGGGTTCCCGGTTTTGCTGGTGAATGCTGTATAACCAGCTCCTTAGGCACCAAAGAAACATTGGAAGATAGAGATATCTTTGAGGAGACTGAAAAGGGTGATAGTAAATTAGGTCAGCAAGGAGAACTGCAAACAACGGAAGTTACTGGTAATGATCAACCACCATCAACTGATggtcttctttcctctcctgaAGTTGAGATAATAAATTTGTCAACTCCCACTCCTGACCGGATTATTCATTCGTATCGTAGGAAGAGAAAATTTCGAGTTGTTCCCAAGATTATTGACTTGACAGAGTCACCAAACTTTATCCAATTATGA